In one Pseudarthrobacter sp. NBSH8 genomic region, the following are encoded:
- the fliE gene encoding flagellar hook-basal body complex protein FliE, which yields MAFDAIGSIGSVGAGGVAGLGVQGVQGTGYLDSATSAGSAVTGASSGGNFATALTGAVDNLQQLQSTSKELAVSAVTGNLDDIHAATLASSRAQITLELVAAVRNKGVDAFNEIMRMQA from the coding sequence ATGGCCTTTGACGCGATAGGTTCGATTGGCAGCGTCGGGGCGGGCGGTGTTGCGGGACTGGGTGTCCAGGGCGTCCAGGGCACCGGTTACCTGGACAGCGCCACCTCGGCGGGAAGCGCCGTTACAGGCGCTAGTTCCGGCGGCAACTTCGCGACGGCCCTGACCGGCGCCGTTGACAATCTCCAGCAGCTGCAGTCCACCTCCAAGGAACTTGCAGTCTCCGCGGTCACCGGCAACCTCGATGACATCCACGCGGCCACCCTCGCCTCCAGCCGGGCCCAGATCACGCTGGAACTCGTGGCCGCCGTCCGCAACAAGGGCGTCGACGCGTTCAACGAGATCATGAGGATGCAGGCCTGA